A region from the Carboxydothermus pertinax genome encodes:
- a CDS encoding HAD family hydrolase, translated as MAYILFDLDGTLLPLNLDYFLKLYLQEVKNYVRRKFDPDLTIKAILAATEEMVQNTGARTNSEVFWEAFDRVYPGTAELRYVFEKFYHTSFKNIGKYFKPHPLARPMIRYLYKKGHTLVLATNALFPKSAIVERLSWANLSPKYFCFITHYDNMHYCKPNPNYYKEILEKINARPSECLMIGNDPAEDLVARDLGLKTFLLKDFEVKRENPRTPDFSGDFSELYRFIRENY; from the coding sequence ATGGCTTACATACTTTTTGACTTAGACGGCACCTTGCTACCGTTAAATCTTGACTATTTTTTAAAACTTTATCTACAGGAAGTAAAAAACTATGTACGGAGGAAGTTTGACCCGGATCTCACCATCAAAGCAATCTTAGCAGCCACCGAGGAAATGGTCCAAAACACTGGAGCTAGAACAAACAGTGAAGTTTTCTGGGAGGCTTTTGACCGGGTTTATCCCGGGACTGCCGAACTTCGCTATGTTTTTGAAAAGTTTTATCACACCTCTTTTAAAAACATTGGAAAATATTTTAAGCCCCATCCCCTGGCTAGACCTATGATTCGCTACCTCTATAAAAAAGGCCACACCTTGGTGCTTGCTACCAACGCTTTATTTCCTAAAAGCGCAATAGTTGAACGACTTTCCTGGGCCAATTTATCTCCCAAATATTTCTGTTTTATTACCCATTACGACAACATGCATTACTGTAAACCAAATCCAAATTACTATAAAGAAATACTAGAAAAAATTAACGCCAGGCCTTCGGAATGTTTAATGATAGGCAATGACCCCGCAGAGGACCTGGTAGCCAGGGACTTAGGCCTAAAGACTTTTTTACTTAAAGATTTTGAAGTAAAAAGGGAAAATCCCCGGACTCCTGACTTTTCCGGGGATTTTAGCGAGCTGTACCGGTTTATAAGAGAAAATTATTAA
- a CDS encoding glucose-6-phosphate isomerase, whose product MVLKIDLNNVFHPLLQDEGLKEQDISSFKEKFNKAFLNLREKKEKQELGFFHLPYFPEEEIVEIEKTAQEIKEKFSYFVVLGIGGSALGPLAVHTALNNLRYNELPDELRGGPKFYVEDNIDPERMASLFKVIEPEKTVFNVITKSGATAETLSQLLIVTELLKKKVGQRFTDHLIFTTDPEKGNLRALARELGVKTFAIPSNVGGRFSELTPVGLLPAAVTGIKIRELLAGAREMAEKCERENLWENPAALAAAIHVLLLERGKNMAVMMPYADSLKYMADWYAQLLGESIGKKLNCRGEEVYVGQTPVKALGVTDQHSQVQLYTEGPFDKLLLFLEVENYRNTVVIPPDFPQYAELKFLGGHTLNELIIAEKKATEFALLKARRPNYTIIFPEVNPYTVGEFLYFLEAKIAFMGEYLDINAFDQPGVEEGKKATYALLGREGLEEKRQEVLRVQKDPKYILS is encoded by the coding sequence ATGGTGTTAAAAATTGATTTAAATAATGTTTTTCACCCTCTTCTTCAGGATGAGGGGTTAAAAGAACAGGATATTAGTAGTTTTAAGGAAAAATTTAATAAAGCCTTTTTAAATCTGCGGGAAAAAAAAGAAAAACAGGAATTGGGCTTTTTTCACCTGCCTTATTTTCCAGAAGAAGAAATAGTTGAAATTGAAAAAACCGCTCAGGAAATAAAGGAAAAGTTTTCTTATTTTGTTGTACTAGGGATTGGTGGTTCGGCATTAGGCCCGCTGGCGGTACATACCGCTTTAAATAATTTAAGGTACAATGAATTACCGGACGAGTTAAGGGGCGGCCCGAAATTTTATGTGGAAGATAACATTGATCCCGAAAGAATGGCTTCCCTCTTCAAAGTAATTGAACCGGAAAAGACTGTTTTTAATGTTATTACCAAATCCGGAGCTACCGCCGAAACTTTATCCCAGTTATTAATAGTTACTGAGCTTTTAAAGAAAAAGGTAGGACAGCGCTTTACTGACCATCTTATTTTCACTACCGACCCGGAAAAAGGAAATCTCCGGGCGCTGGCCCGGGAACTTGGGGTAAAAACCTTTGCTATTCCTTCCAATGTAGGTGGTCGTTTTTCGGAACTAACTCCGGTTGGCCTTTTGCCGGCAGCGGTTACCGGGATTAAGATCCGTGAACTTCTAGCCGGGGCCCGGGAGATGGCGGAAAAATGTGAACGGGAAAACTTGTGGGAAAATCCGGCGGCATTGGCGGCGGCTATTCACGTTTTGCTTTTAGAACGGGGAAAAAATATGGCGGTGATGATGCCGTATGCGGATAGTTTAAAATATATGGCCGATTGGTATGCTCAATTACTGGGGGAAAGTATCGGTAAAAAGTTAAACTGCCGGGGAGAAGAGGTTTATGTAGGACAAACTCCGGTTAAAGCTTTAGGGGTCACCGATCAGCATTCCCAGGTGCAGCTTTATACCGAGGGACCTTTTGACAAGCTTTTGCTTTTCTTGGAAGTGGAGAATTACCGGAATACGGTGGTGATTCCTCCGGACTTTCCGCAGTATGCCGAATTAAAGTTTTTAGGCGGGCATACTTTAAATGAACTTATTATAGCGGAAAAAAAAGCTACCGAATTTGCCCTGCTAAAAGCCAGGAGGCCTAATTATACCATTATCTTTCCGGAAGTAAATCCCTATACGGTGGGAGAGTTCCTCTATTTCCTGGAAGCGAAGATTGCTTTTATGGGGGAGTATCTTGATATTAACGCTTTTGACCAGCCCGGGGTGGAAGAGGGTAAAAAAGCTACTTATGCCCTTTTAGGGCGGGAAGGCCTTGAAGAAAAGCGGCAGGAAGTATTAAGGGTACAAAAAGACCCAAAATATATACTTTCCTGA
- a CDS encoding MFS transporter: MAKELSIKLRTFSALSHKNYRLFFFGQALSLIGTWMQSVALFWLTLELTRSPFLLGVLSAVQFAPMTFLSVVGGVAADRFPKKRILIITQSFMMALAGFLTVLTSLHLISYWHLLLIAFGLGIANSFDMPTRQAFVIDLVGPEDLTNAIALNSSIFNLARLLGPALAGVVLAKYGSATCFFINTLSFTAVLAGLFLMDNLKARKKSSPTSLKEDLTEGFRYLKSHQKLLKTILVVAVLSIFAMNFSVLIPILARIDLKLPAEMFGFMMSSFGLGALMGALSMATFSKKLNLNKVINTSAFLMAFLQLAMPLAKKPILAMVLLFLTGFFTIAFNSGSNSYLQKNVNDTYRGRVMSIYTTVFAGFAPLGSLFAGTVSHYLNAAGTFAVGAILALILILMINFTLGRKP, encoded by the coding sequence ATGGCCAAAGAGTTATCCATTAAACTTAGAACTTTCTCAGCCCTATCCCATAAAAATTACCGCTTGTTTTTTTTCGGTCAGGCTTTATCGTTAATTGGAACCTGGATGCAGTCAGTAGCCCTATTCTGGCTTACCTTAGAGCTAACCCGTTCCCCGTTTCTTTTAGGAGTTTTATCCGCCGTTCAGTTTGCGCCGATGACTTTTTTGTCTGTCGTTGGTGGGGTAGCCGCCGACCGCTTCCCGAAAAAGCGCATTCTAATTATCACCCAATCCTTTATGATGGCTCTGGCGGGGTTTCTAACCGTTCTGACATCCTTACACTTAATTAGCTACTGGCACCTTTTACTTATCGCTTTTGGTCTGGGAATCGCCAATAGTTTTGATATGCCCACCCGCCAGGCTTTTGTTATTGATTTGGTAGGCCCTGAAGACTTAACCAATGCTATTGCCTTAAATTCTTCCATCTTTAACTTAGCCCGGCTTTTAGGACCGGCCTTAGCCGGTGTGGTCTTAGCTAAGTACGGCTCGGCTACCTGTTTTTTCATCAATACTTTAAGTTTTACCGCCGTACTGGCAGGGCTTTTCCTTATGGACAATTTAAAGGCTCGAAAAAAATCGTCCCCTACTTCCCTCAAGGAAGATTTAACCGAGGGGTTTCGTTATCTAAAGAGTCACCAAAAGCTTTTAAAAACAATACTGGTAGTTGCAGTCCTAAGCATTTTTGCTATGAATTTTAGCGTTTTAATTCCCATTTTAGCCCGGATAGATCTAAAGCTTCCAGCAGAGATGTTTGGCTTTATGATGTCGTCTTTTGGGCTGGGAGCACTGATGGGAGCCCTCTCTATGGCTACCTTCTCGAAAAAGCTTAATTTAAATAAGGTAATTAACACCAGTGCCTTTTTAATGGCTTTCTTGCAACTGGCGATGCCTTTAGCAAAAAAGCCAATACTGGCCATGGTATTGTTATTTTTAACCGGCTTTTTTACTATAGCCTTTAATTCCGGTAGCAATTCTTATCTCCAAAAAAATGTAAACGATACCTACCGTGGTCGGGTAATGAGCATTTATACTACCGTTTTTGCCGGCTTTGCTCCTTTAGGAAGCCTTTTTGCCGGAACTGTTAGCCATTACTTAAACGCTGCCGGGACTTTTGCCGTCGGCGCAATTTTAGCCTTAATTCTAATTTTGATGATTAATTTTACCCTGGGAAGGAAACCATAA
- a CDS encoding undecaprenyl diphosphate synthase family protein, translating to MVSYFFKRLPKHIGIIPDGNRRWAEAQGMTKEKGYFFGLDPGIRLYELCLALGIPELTFYGFTVDNTKRPSYQRDAFRKACVEAVKRLSQRDAALLVVGNTSSPQFPPELLPYTQKRTVFGKGSVKVNFLVNYGWKWDLEHLAQGFSALPSADISRVDLIIRWGGRRRLSGFLPIQSIYADFYVIDDYWPDFKDEHLYQALSWYQEQDITLGG from the coding sequence ATGGTTTCTTATTTTTTTAAGCGCTTACCAAAACATATAGGTATAATTCCCGATGGCAACCGCCGCTGGGCCGAAGCCCAGGGAATGACTAAAGAAAAAGGCTATTTCTTTGGGCTTGACCCCGGAATTCGCCTTTACGAATTATGCTTAGCACTGGGTATTCCCGAACTAACCTTTTATGGTTTCACCGTTGATAACACTAAGAGGCCTAGCTATCAACGGGATGCTTTCCGGAAAGCCTGCGTTGAAGCGGTAAAAAGGTTATCCCAAAGGGATGCGGCCCTTTTAGTCGTGGGAAATACCTCCTCACCCCAGTTCCCCCCGGAACTTTTACCCTATACCCAAAAAAGAACGGTTTTTGGCAAAGGTTCAGTAAAGGTAAATTTTTTAGTAAATTATGGCTGGAAATGGGACCTCGAGCATTTAGCTCAAGGTTTTTCCGCGCTACCTTCCGCTGACATCTCTCGGGTGGATTTAATTATTCGCTGGGGCGGGCGGCGTAGGCTTTCGGGCTTTTTACCAATCCAATCGATTTATGCTGATTTTTACGTAATTGATGATTACTGGCCGGATTTTAAAGATGAACACCTCTACCAGGCCCTTTCCTGGTATCAGGAACAGGATATTACCTTAGGTGGTTAA